The Nocardia sp. BMG51109 nucleotide sequence GATCACCTCCCGGCACACCACCGCTCGCATGCGGCCGTCGGGCGTGAAGGTGAACGCCGGAACGGTGCTGCTGGTGCCCGGCATGTCCGAGGAGCATTTCGACCGGGCGGCCCGGGAAGGGATCGACCAGCTCAAGTTCATCTTCTACGACTGGAATCGGCTCGGCGACGGCGAAGCCCAGCGCTATGTCCGGTGGGCGCACGAGCGCGGGATGACCGTGAAGATGCACTCCGGCGGCGTCTCGCGGTCGGGATCGAGCCGGGTGGCGGGCCGGGACATCGCGGTCGCGGTCGCCCCGGACATCATCGGCCACCTGTCGGGCGGGCCGATTCCCGCGCCCGACGGCGACCTCCTCGCGATCATCCGGGACCTGCCCTCGGCACAGCTCGAGGTGTGCAGTTCGATGAATTTCCGGGCCACGAAACTCGTCGTCGACGAACTCGCCGCCCGGGGAGAACTCGGGCGGTTGACGCTGGGGACGGACACCCCCGGCGGCACCGGCGTGATTCCGCGGGGAATGCTGCGGAATATCTGCTATCTCGCGTCGATGTGCGGTGTCGATCCCGTGGCGGCCGTCGCAGCCGGCACCGGGCAGACCGCCGCGGCGCACGGTCTGGACGGCGGCGTGCTGGCGGTCGGGAAACCGGCGGACTTCCTCGTCCTCGGCCCCATCACGGGGTCGACGGCCCAGGACGGGCTCGAATGCTTCGCCCTGGGCGACCTGCCCGGCATCGCCACGGTGGTCGTCGACGGTGTGCCGCTGGTCGAGCGTCGCAGCGAGCAGACCCCGCCCCCGAGCCGGGCGGTCGAATGGCGCGGCGACACCCGGTCACCGGTGAACACCGCCCCGAGCCGGAAGGCGCCCGCGCCACACCATGACGGATGCTGCTGAACGGTCGCGGCCGAAGATCCAACGCGCACAGCGGGTCTCCGGTATCCGGTAGGCAACACCGGCCGCCGGTCCCGTACCGACCGACTTCCACAACCACCGCATCCGCAATGGCCGACGACTGTTCTACACACGATTCACAACGAGCAGTGCTGCGTCGGCTCTCGAGCTCGAGTGGGGTGTCGCTCGATGCGTGCACGTTCGTGGAACCGCACCTGCGGGTCATGTCGACTTACCTTGCGGGACAGGAGTTGTCGGTTGTGAATGTGTGGTGTCGGGTGCGCGCCGGTGGAGCAGGAGCACCGTCGCGGCGCCCGCGAGGGTGACGGTTCCGGTGAGTACGGAGACCAGATTCCAGCCCGACAGCTGCGCGGTGAGATCGTCGCGCGGCGCGGCGGCCAGGACCCCGACGACGGTGACTCCGACCGAGGCGCCGATGTAGCGGGTGGTGTTGTTCATGCCGACGCCCACCGAGGCGCGTTCGGGCGGGACGGTGGCCGTGGCCTGCCGTCCCAATGCCGCGTTCAGGACGCCACCGCCGACGCCGGCCACCAGCAGGCCGGGGATCAGGTGCCGGATGGTCGAATCGGTGTCGAGCCCGGTGAGGAGGAGCAGGCCGATTCCGGTGACCGCGAGGCCGAGGACCAGCTGCGCCGTGCCGGTCATTCGCGCTGTCGCCCAGCGGCCCAGCACGGCGGAGACGGCGCTGGTGCCGGACCAGAGCGCGAGTGCCGCACCCGCGCCGAAGGTGCTCATATTCATGCTGGTGACCAGGAACGTGCAGGCGAACGACATCAGCGCGATCACTCCGGCGCCGGTGACCGCGGCAGCCGCCGTGGCGGCGGTGAAGTCGCCGCGGCGAAACAGCGCGAAGTCCATCATGGGTGAGCGGCTGCGGAATTGGCTGACGGCGAAGGCCACCAGGGCGACCGCCGAAACACCGAAACAGATCGGGGCCGCGACGAGGCCGCCCTGGCGGATTTCGATGAGCGCGACCAGCAGCAGTCCGATCCCGAGGGTCAGCAGGGCGGCGCCGAGCAGATCCAGGTGCCTGCCGGGAACGACCGCCGTCTCCGGGAAGCAGCGGCGCGCGGCGAGCGCGACGCCCACTCCGGCCACGGCGAGCAGCCAGTAGGGGGCTCGCCACAATTCCGCGAGGTCGAACAGGCCGGTCAGCAGCGGGCCGAGCGCGATGCCCAGGCCCATACTGGCACCCCACCAGCTGGCCGAGAGCGACCGCGACCGCGCGCCGCTGTGCACCGCGGCCACGAGGCCCAGCCCGGTCGCGATCAGGCCCGCCGCGCCGATCCCTTCGACGAGTCGGCCGATGACGAACTGCGCGGCCGTGGTCGCGGTGGCGCACACGACGGATCCGGCCGCGAACACGTACCCACCGACGACGAAGATCCTCCGGCGGCCCGACTGGTCGGCGAGCGCGCCCGCGGTCAGCAGGCTCACCGCGAGGGCGGTGCTCATCGAGCTCAGGATCCACATCGTGGTTCCCGGTGCGGCGGTCAGGGCGGTCGTGATCGTCGCCGCGTTGCCCAGCGGGCCCGAGTAGGCCAGCATGGCCACGAACGTGCTCAGCGACGTAAGCACAAGCGCCGCACCGAAAGACGCCGGTGTGTCGGTGGTCGATCGGGCTGCGGCCGTGCCGGGGCTTGGTCTGTTCACCAGACTATCGTGACAGAGATTCGGTCTGGTGAACAGACCTAACCGCGGATACGATGGAGCCATGGCACTGGGAACCGGATACGACCGGCAGGGCTGTTACCTCGCCCGCGCCCTCGAGGTGGTCGGCGAGCGCTGGACCCTGCTGATCCTGCGCGACTGCTTCTACGGCGTGCGCCGATTCACCGACCTGCGTGAACACCTCGATATCTCCCGGGCCGTGCTCACCGACCGGCTCGACACCCTGATCGAGGCCGGCGTGCTGGTCCGGCAGGACTCGGGCGGGCATCCGGAATACCTGCTCACCGAGGCCGGCCGGGCGCTGTGGCCCACCATCTTCTCGCTGTCCAAGTGGGGCGAGCGCCATACGAACGGCCCGCACCCCGCCCGGATCTTCAGCCACGCGGAATGCGGCAGCGACATAGACGATTTCGGCCGTTGCCCGGCGTGCGGCCGGACCCCGGGCCCCGACGACCTCGTCATACGCCCGGGGCCCGGGACCAACGCGATGCGCCGCGGCGACCGAGTAGCCCGTGCCCTGGAGCGCCCCCATCGAATGCTGACCCCGATCGGCTGACGCCGGGGCCCGGCCCGATCGGCCGACCGCCACCGCGAAGCTCCCAGCCGACCGAATCGGCACCATCCGTCGGGCAGGTGCTCTCGTTGCCCGGAGGACGCGAACCTTGAACCCGCTGATCAAGAGTCGGCCCGCCCGGTCGGCGTGGAAACACCGGCATTGTCGTGCGGTTCGGTGTGGCGCACGGGACCTCCCGTGCGCCACGTCTCCGAGTCGCGGCTCATATCTTCGGCCGGTTGTCAGCGAGAAGCGTTGGCGGCCTTGATGAATTCGATCTGCGCGGGGGACGGGCCGCCGAATTCGCTTTCGATTCGGTCGGCGTTGTCGGCCTGCATGCGATACAGGTTCTCGCGCAGGGAGGCGTCGCCGCCGTGGAAGCCCTCGAGGAGTTCCATCCATCGGGCGGCGAGGGCGCGAGCCTCCGGCGAGGACGGGTCCACGCCGGACTCGATCGCCGCGTCGACCTTCGGAATGAGTTCGGCCCATCCCGATTCGATACGGCGGACCTGCTCGTCGCCGTGTTCCTCCCGGCGCGCCGCGAGCTGCGCCAGCTGGTTCTCGCTGAAGTACTTCTTGACGGTGTCGTCGACCATCACGGTCCTCCTGATCAATTCCAGGAAGTTTTCGGCGGATGTTGCCGGCCGGCTTTCCGTCGTAGCGGTCAGCGCCGACACCAGGGCGTGTAGATCCTGGATAGCGGTCAGCTGTGCGGCCAGAAAATCCTGGTGCGCGGCCAGCACCTGCGTCACGTCGACCGCGCCGGCCATCAGTTCGGTGATCGTGTCCAGCCGCAGCCCCAGTTGGCGCAGGGCCATCACCTGGTACAGCCGCCGCACATCGGCCTCGGCATACAGCCGATGCCCGGAATACGTCCGCTGTGCCGGGCACACCAGGCCGATCCGGTCGTAATGGTGCAGCGTCCGCACCGTCAAACCGGCCTCGGTGGCAAGCTCACCCACCTTCCACATTCGCCCGGATTCCGGCTCGTCCATCCGCCTTCTCCCACTTCCGCCGACGCACTCTGCGCCGGTGCCGCCGACGCTAAGACCCGACCGTACGTCAGGTTCAAGTCGTGAT carries:
- a CDS encoding MerR family transcriptional regulator; this translates as MDEPESGRMWKVGELATEAGLTVRTLHHYDRIGLVCPAQRTYSGHRLYAEADVRRLYQVMALRQLGLRLDTITELMAGAVDVTQVLAAHQDFLAAQLTAIQDLHALVSALTATTESRPATSAENFLELIRRTVMVDDTVKKYFSENQLAQLAARREEHGDEQVRRIESGWAELIPKVDAAIESGVDPSSPEARALAARWMELLEGFHGGDASLRENLYRMQADNADRIESEFGGPSPAQIEFIKAANASR
- a CDS encoding MFS transporter, whose translation is MNRPSPGTAAARSTTDTPASFGAALVLTSLSTFVAMLAYSGPLGNAATITTALTAAPGTTMWILSSMSTALAVSLLTAGALADQSGRRRIFVVGGYVFAAGSVVCATATTAAQFVIGRLVEGIGAAGLIATGLGLVAAVHSGARSRSLSASWWGASMGLGIALGPLLTGLFDLAELWRAPYWLLAVAGVGVALAARRCFPETAVVPGRHLDLLGAALLTLGIGLLLVALIEIRQGGLVAAPICFGVSAVALVAFAVSQFRSRSPMMDFALFRRGDFTAATAAAAVTGAGVIALMSFACTFLVTSMNMSTFGAGAALALWSGTSAVSAVLGRWATARMTGTAQLVLGLAVTGIGLLLLTGLDTDSTIRHLIPGLLVAGVGGGVLNAALGRQATATVPPERASVGVGMNNTTRYIGASVGVTVVGVLAAAPRDDLTAQLSGWNLVSVLTGTVTLAGAATVLLLHRRAPDTTHSQPTTPVPQGKST
- a CDS encoding amidohydrolase family protein, with the protein product MTVLLVEDIGLLVQGLGDQVPLRNTSMVVEDGVITDIGVDHPAPDRVLSAGGLTVLPGLVDGHVHPTFGEWTPAQNSVGWIHNYLHGGTTSMVSAGELHIPGLDFTALTPELVLSIAITSRHTTARMRPSGVKVNAGTVLLVPGMSEEHFDRAAREGIDQLKFIFYDWNRLGDGEAQRYVRWAHERGMTVKMHSGGVSRSGSSRVAGRDIAVAVAPDIIGHLSGGPIPAPDGDLLAIIRDLPSAQLEVCSSMNFRATKLVVDELAARGELGRLTLGTDTPGGTGVIPRGMLRNICYLASMCGVDPVAAVAAGTGQTAAAHGLDGGVLAVGKPADFLVLGPITGSTAQDGLECFALGDLPGIATVVVDGVPLVERRSEQTPPPSRAVEWRGDTRSPVNTAPSRKAPAPHHDGCC
- a CDS encoding helix-turn-helix domain-containing protein, which gives rise to MALGTGYDRQGCYLARALEVVGERWTLLILRDCFYGVRRFTDLREHLDISRAVLTDRLDTLIEAGVLVRQDSGGHPEYLLTEAGRALWPTIFSLSKWGERHTNGPHPARIFSHAECGSDIDDFGRCPACGRTPGPDDLVIRPGPGTNAMRRGDRVARALERPHRMLTPIG